The Clostridium sporogenes genome contains a region encoding:
- a CDS encoding tRNA 2-thiocytidine biosynthesis TtcA family protein, producing the protein MSGIAGKGCEVLVPFNERIPLKDIERSIIKKYRKPIWNKFIKAIKEYNLVEDGDKIAVAVSGGKDSILMAKLFQELKKHGQINFEIEFISMNPGYHEDIRKLLIDNCDYLNIPIHLFDSDIFKVIDDIAKEYPCYMCARMRRGALYSKAQELGCNKLALGHHFNDVIETILLNVLYAGNFKTMLPKFKSTNFEALELIRPLYYVEEEYIQKFIQNSGIWPLNCACMVAAGKIGNKRHEIKDLIKELKKNFKDVDKSIFMSSKNVNMEAILGWQKNKEKYSYLDFYDED; encoded by the coding sequence ATGAGTGGTATAGCTGGTAAAGGTTGTGAGGTTTTAGTACCTTTTAATGAGAGAATACCTCTTAAAGATATAGAAAGAAGTATTATTAAAAAATATAGAAAACCTATATGGAATAAATTTATTAAAGCTATTAAAGAGTATAATCTTGTAGAAGACGGTGATAAAATAGCAGTGGCAGTTTCTGGAGGCAAAGATAGTATTTTAATGGCAAAATTATTTCAAGAGTTAAAAAAACATGGACAAATAAATTTCGAAATAGAGTTTATTTCAATGAATCCAGGTTATCATGAAGATATAAGGAAATTATTAATAGATAACTGTGATTATTTAAATATACCTATTCATTTGTTTGATTCTGATATTTTTAAAGTTATAGATGATATAGCTAAGGAGTACCCTTGTTATATGTGCGCTAGAATGAGAAGAGGAGCTCTTTATTCTAAAGCTCAAGAATTAGGATGCAACAAATTAGCTTTAGGTCATCATTTTAATGATGTTATAGAAACTATTTTATTAAATGTACTTTATGCGGGAAATTTTAAGACCATGTTACCTAAATTCAAATCTACAAATTTTGAAGCATTAGAATTAATAAGACCATTGTACTATGTAGAAGAAGAATATATACAAAAGTTCATACAAAATAGTGGAATTTGGCCTCTAAACTGTGCCTGTATGGTGGCAGCAGGTAAAATAGGTAATAAAAGGCATGAAATAAAAGATTTAATTAAAGAATTAAAGAAAAACTTTAAGGACGTAGATAAATCTATATTTATGTCATCTAAAAATGTTAATATGGAGGCTATATTAGGATGGCAAAAGAATAAAGAAAAATATTCTTACTTAGATTTTTATGATGAAGATTAA
- a CDS encoding helix-turn-helix domain-containing protein, with translation MINEIAEKIRNLRKEKNLTLKDLGEKTGLSISFLSQVENNSSSLAITSLKKIADALNVPITYFFKSPELHKYLVKKQEREVFELEGSSSKFIRLSGNFSERNMESILVVIPAEKQHGHKFSHPGEEFIYVLEGAIIANIDGEEYFVNEGDSIHFPSTIPHILSNPLKTDSKILTVVCPVIF, from the coding sequence ATGATCAATGAAATTGCTGAAAAAATTAGAAATCTAAGAAAAGAAAAAAATTTAACTTTAAAAGATCTTGGTGAAAAGACAGGTTTGTCTATAAGTTTTTTATCACAAGTAGAAAATAATTCCTCTTCTCTTGCAATTACTTCTTTAAAAAAAATTGCAGATGCATTAAATGTACCTATAACCTATTTTTTCAAAAGTCCAGAACTTCATAAATATTTAGTAAAAAAACAAGAAAGAGAAGTTTTTGAACTTGAAGGCTCTAGTTCTAAGTTCATAAGATTAAGTGGTAATTTTTCTGAAAGAAATATGGAGTCTATATTAGTCGTAATACCTGCTGAAAAACAGCATGGACATAAGTTTAGCCATCCAGGAGAAGAGTTTATATATGTATTAGAAGGAGCTATTATAGCTAATATAGATGGGGAAGAATATTTTGTAAACGAAGGTGATTCCATTCATTTTCCTTCTACTATACCACATATACTTTCTAATCCTCTTAAAACAGATTCTAAAATATTGACAGTAGTATGTCCTGTAATTTTTTAA
- a CDS encoding APC family permease codes for MKKKIGLWDLVFMNVSALFGIRWIAKSTASSFGLGLGAIPAWVLFAFIFFLPSALICAELAATYPRDGGLYEWVKEAYGEKWGFMVSWLNWTAKLFWYSSFLTFLIVNVSYVLGKPELAGNKMFVLICSLVIFWILSLISTKGMAFAKIFTNVGALGSTVPAVLLIVMALISVLIFGHKPASTYTVATLTPKLNMDSLAAISSVMFGLAGAETAANFVTEIDNPKKTFPKAILISAAIVGGLYVLGSIAITMILPTDKITASEGILAALATVAANLGIGPWFIRIVALGISLSVLGAIILYIASPIKMLFGSVKKGIFTEKFTKVNEHNIPVQAVILQAIIVSIILLTTTLLPSVDAIYNVLITMTALTSLFPYVLLFRSYIKLRKDRPNEVRPYEMSKNNGKAIAIANMVLIISIIGIVLSAAPVMPTLGKNIVYELEMIGGAVLVIGIGLWKWNNFVKKTGFRE; via the coding sequence ATGAAAAAGAAAATAGGTCTATGGGACTTAGTTTTCATGAATGTATCAGCGCTTTTTGGAATTAGATGGATAGCAAAATCTACAGCATCTAGTTTTGGGCTAGGTCTTGGTGCTATACCAGCCTGGGTATTATTTGCATTTATATTTTTCTTACCAAGTGCGCTTATTTGTGCAGAACTTGCAGCCACTTATCCAAGAGATGGAGGTCTTTATGAATGGGTAAAAGAAGCTTATGGAGAAAAATGGGGCTTTATGGTATCTTGGTTAAACTGGACAGCTAAATTATTTTGGTATTCATCATTTTTAACATTTTTAATAGTAAACGTTTCTTATGTATTAGGGAAACCAGAGCTTGCAGGAAATAAAATGTTTGTACTTATATGTTCATTAGTTATATTTTGGATACTTTCATTAATTAGTACCAAAGGTATGGCTTTCGCTAAAATATTTACTAATGTAGGAGCATTAGGTTCAACTGTGCCAGCAGTTCTTTTAATAGTAATGGCTCTTATATCTGTATTAATTTTTGGACATAAACCAGCATCAACTTATACTGTGGCTACATTAACACCAAAATTAAATATGGATTCTTTAGCAGCAATTTCATCAGTTATGTTCGGTCTTGCAGGGGCAGAAACAGCTGCAAATTTTGTTACAGAAATAGACAATCCTAAAAAAACTTTCCCAAAGGCAATTTTAATATCAGCAGCTATAGTTGGAGGACTTTATGTATTAGGTTCAATTGCTATAACTATGATACTTCCAACAGATAAGATAACTGCATCTGAGGGTATATTAGCAGCTTTAGCAACAGTTGCAGCTAATTTAGGAATAGGACCATGGTTTATAAGAATAGTAGCTTTAGGTATTTCTTTATCAGTGCTTGGAGCCATAATACTTTATATAGCATCACCAATAAAGATGTTATTTGGTAGTGTTAAAAAAGGGATATTTACAGAGAAATTTACAAAAGTTAATGAACACAATATACCTGTACAAGCAGTTATATTACAAGCGATTATAGTAAGTATAATATTATTAACTACTACATTATTACCATCTGTTGATGCAATATATAATGTACTTATTACAATGACAGCATTAACATCATTATTTCCATATGTTTTATTATTCCGTTCATATATAAAATTAAGAAAAGATAGACCAAATGAAGTAAGACCATACGAAATGTCTAAAAATAACGGAAAAGCTATAGCTATAGCTAATATGGTACTTATAATATCAATAATAGGAATAGTTTTATCAGCAGCGCCAGTTATGCCAACTCTAGGAAAAAATATAGTATATGAATTAGAAATGATAGGTGGAGCAGTTTTAGTTATAGGTATAGGATTATGGAAATGGAATAATTTTGTTAAAAAAACAGGATTTAGAGAATAG
- a CDS encoding M24 family metallopeptidase produces MNQERLNKVLEGMKEREIPQMLISDAPAIFYLTGKWIHTGERLIALYLNENGNHKLFINELFPVTEDLGVEKVWFNDNQDGVELISKYVEKDKVMGVDKNWPARFLLRLMELEGGSKFVNGSIIIDRARMFKDEKEKELMRASSKANDIAMGKLYDLIKENQDLSEKEVGERLAKIYSDLGAEGFSFDPIVGYGANAADPHHENDASKLKEGDCIVLDIGCVKDSYCSDMTRAFFYKSVPEHSKEVYDTVVAANMAGIAAVKPGVRFCDIDKAARDVIEKAGYGEYFTHRTGHSIGIEDHDLGDVSAVNTEEIKPGMIFSIEPGIYLPGEVGIRIEDLVLVTEDGCEVLNKYSKELTIIE; encoded by the coding sequence ATGAACCAAGAAAGACTTAATAAAGTTTTAGAGGGAATGAAAGAAAGAGAAATTCCTCAAATGTTGATTTCAGATGCACCAGCTATATTTTATTTAACAGGAAAATGGATCCATACAGGAGAAAGATTAATAGCTCTTTACCTTAATGAAAATGGAAACCATAAATTATTCATAAATGAATTATTCCCAGTAACTGAAGACTTAGGAGTAGAAAAAGTTTGGTTTAATGATAACCAAGATGGAGTAGAATTAATTTCTAAATATGTTGAAAAAGATAAAGTAATGGGTGTAGATAAGAATTGGCCAGCACGTTTTTTATTAAGACTTATGGAATTAGAAGGCGGAAGCAAATTTGTTAATGGTTCAATAATAATAGATAGAGCAAGAATGTTCAAAGATGAAAAAGAAAAAGAATTAATGAGGGCTTCATCAAAAGCAAATGATATTGCTATGGGAAAATTATATGATTTAATTAAAGAAAATCAAGATTTATCAGAAAAAGAAGTTGGCGAAAGACTTGCCAAAATTTATAGTGATTTAGGTGCAGAAGGATTCTCATTTGATCCAATAGTAGGGTATGGAGCAAATGCAGCAGATCCACATCATGAAAATGATGCCTCTAAACTTAAAGAAGGAGATTGCATAGTTTTAGATATAGGTTGTGTAAAAGATTCTTATTGTTCAGATATGACTAGAGCTTTCTTCTATAAAAGTGTTCCAGAACATTCAAAAGAAGTTTATGATACAGTAGTAGCTGCTAATATGGCAGGTATAGCTGCTGTTAAACCAGGAGTAAGATTCTGTGATATAGATAAAGCTGCTAGGGATGTTATAGAAAAAGCTGGATATGGAGAATACTTTACTCATAGAACAGGACACTCAATTGGTATAGAAGATCATGACTTAGGAGACGTTTCAGCAGTTAATACTGAAGAAATAAAACCAGGAATGATATTCTCAATAGAACCAGGTATATACTTACCAGGTGAAGTTGGTATTAGAATAGAAGACTTAGTTTTAGTAACAGAAGATGGTTGTGAAGTTTTAAATAAATATAGTAAAGAGTTAACTATAATAGAATAA